Proteins from a single region of Streptomyces canus:
- a CDS encoding helix-turn-helix domain-containing protein, producing the protein MARGVAGFDGSALRAARLVAQCPDHPHRLTVACLARRVGTSKALILSYEHGRSSPSPQRLADLARAVGVPASALQHGTQLSDLRVARGLTLAELADRLGLAVNTYRQIESSGVLPKRRPAAFWDLANELDVDHSQLHAAIRRIPAVQERREHAAFMLKDVLAHALDPGPFQAQQDTSPAATVLAAVYGVAPSTVSTMVNMLLADLRQLALQRAQLEARRDFTAHSRSTQLYERELETISNRITEDTERVPDILERYLVNPMPQSCWHSLAKLYVAGPPGSALSSGVSGDVIAALEKTFDHYLIEEDPPGFRLSAPGVLFFLDTLPYYRILYVPPDRAIRPDPQYYGWPSFRARAQPHRRHRLRVAHVLGHDPHPHWDGGSWMTIQSPRGSWGPTDPWVSSTAPWFDEAPF; encoded by the coding sequence ATGGCACGAGGTGTCGCGGGGTTCGACGGATCGGCACTGCGTGCCGCACGGCTGGTCGCCCAATGCCCCGACCACCCGCACCGGCTCACCGTCGCCTGCCTCGCCCGCCGGGTCGGCACCTCGAAAGCGCTCATCCTCAGCTACGAGCACGGCCGCAGCAGTCCCTCCCCCCAGCGGCTCGCGGATCTGGCCCGGGCCGTCGGGGTGCCGGCCTCCGCGCTGCAGCACGGCACCCAACTGTCGGATCTCCGGGTGGCCCGCGGCCTGACCCTCGCCGAGCTCGCCGACCGGCTGGGTCTGGCGGTGAACACCTACCGGCAGATCGAGTCCAGCGGCGTGCTGCCCAAACGCCGCCCGGCGGCCTTCTGGGACCTGGCCAACGAACTGGACGTGGACCACTCCCAGTTGCACGCGGCCATCCGGCGAATTCCCGCCGTCCAGGAACGACGGGAGCACGCGGCCTTCATGCTCAAGGATGTGCTCGCGCACGCCCTGGACCCCGGCCCCTTCCAGGCCCAGCAGGACACCTCCCCGGCCGCCACGGTGCTGGCCGCGGTGTACGGGGTGGCCCCCTCCACGGTGAGCACCATGGTCAACATGCTGCTCGCCGACCTGCGCCAACTGGCCCTGCAGCGGGCCCAGCTGGAGGCCCGCCGGGACTTCACCGCGCACTCCCGGTCTACCCAGCTGTACGAGCGCGAGTTGGAGACCATCTCGAACCGGATCACGGAGGACACCGAAAGGGTCCCAGACATCCTGGAGCGCTACCTGGTCAACCCGATGCCGCAGTCCTGCTGGCACAGCCTGGCCAAGCTCTACGTCGCCGGGCCTCCCGGTTCCGCTCTCTCCTCCGGCGTGTCCGGCGACGTCATCGCCGCACTGGAGAAGACGTTCGACCATTACCTGATTGAAGAGGATCCCCCCGGGTTCAGGCTCTCGGCCCCCGGGGTGCTGTTCTTCCTGGACACCCTGCCGTACTACCGGATCCTCTACGTGCCGCCGGACCGCGCGATACGCCCGGACCCTCAGTACTACGGATGGCCGTCCTTCCGCGCACGAGCACAGCCCCACCGCCGTCACCGGCTCCGGGTGGCCCACGTCCTGGGCCACGACCCACACCCCCACTGGGACGGCGGCTCGTGGATGACGATCCAGTCTCCGCGCGGGTCCTGGGGCCCCACCGACCCGTGGGTGTCGTCGACCGCACCCTGGTTCGACGAGGCGCCGTTCTGA